Part of the Plectropomus leopardus isolate mb unplaced genomic scaffold, YSFRI_Pleo_2.0 unplaced_scaffold757, whole genome shotgun sequence genome is shown below.
aAAATTAtcaatgaattttcaaattcccaaaagtccttgaaaagaaatttaataattttttttcttaaaaatgatttgtttggAAGGACGGTTGTCTTTACAAATAATATgttggcattatttttttttctcaaaaggattttggtaattttttaaagaagaaatttaaattattttttatctatttaaaaaaaaatgctggcaatcattaaagaaaacatgccttccagaCATTCACCAACAATTACAGAATTTATCACAACcagaaactattaaaaaaaagaaattgttggATCTGAACACATCACGTGAAATAAaatccatgatttttccaaaaacattccaggcctggaaatttcTATtggcaaattccatgacttttccaggtttttaatgACTGTATGAACCCGGGGCTTCAACACTACCCCCAAACAAAGCTGATAGATCGATTATTAATGTAGCTGATGGGTTATTGATCTGGGGAAGCAGAGTTGAGGCTGAAGTTGGCGTCTTGTTGCTCAGCAGCATCACATCCTGCCACTCATCGTTATTGCGATGCTTTAATCCTTCCACTCTGACTGCCCGTGTCAGTTTTCATTATTGCACATTACGCTGAGGTTGGCAAGCGAACACGCCAATGATAAACACTGAGTCAGTgcacgattaaaaaaaaaaaaaaaaactcccatgaGACGGAGATCAACATTCAAAGATCGACGCCTCCTCAAGCAAAACGGGAGCAGCTGATTCCTCTCACGCTGCATCTTCATCTGAGCGTCCAAGAACACGCACAACATctactgcagctctgtgtgtgtgtgtgtgtgtgtgtgtctgtgtgtgtgtgtgtgtgtgtgtgtgtgtgcagagtatTACCATGTGGAGGCTGCTGAGAGCTCAAAAGAGGGGAGGAGCAGAGCGGGTCCACATTCACCTTCAAAACAGGACTGTAGGAaagggcaacacacacacacacacacacacacacacacacacacacacacacacacacaaatatataagGTGCTTCTCAAAGTCAAGCAAGAATCCTTAGACGGCATTTCAGCGAGGCTCAATTTTAATCCCGCTGAAGGACTGTTTCAATGTTTCGGATCCTTCGAACTTTGAAGAATTGCAGAGTAAAGacgtatttctttcttttcacagAACTAGAccgtctctgcagtagaaatgcGCAAATACTTtggaaattggtgctacatgaccaaaaatgtattgttaaattattaaatgtacttatttattgtaTGCACTAATGTACTTCAGCTGGCTGCACAAGAATTTGCCCCAATAAAGATTTCTTGAACCtgaacttaagaaaaaaaaacagtgaaaaaaggaCTGTAGCCTTCTCTTTTAACCAAGAGGtcgaaaacctacaactaccagaatgcactgcgctgcacCGGACCAATGGACGCTCTCATTGGCTCGTCCATTTGACACGACGGAAGCCGGCTGGTAACAATCTcgtattacagctaaacagggcacgaaaatatgtttctaaaaacatttaaggtgagagatcaaacacagaaacagaactgtagtttttatttgatcGGCGCTgcatagttttactgtttgcacTCGGTTTGGGCCAGTGTGAAAATTTTAGCTAGACAAGTGTCGAGGTCGGCTAGCTCGGTTTATTTGCCGTTTTGGTGTTTCATTATGAGTTTCTGAATTCTTTGAACTTCTTTCTTTGGACCCGTCCTACCAAAGAAACATCCTTGACTTCGAGAATCACTTAAATCATAAACAAAGCAGGTCGAGAGGTCAAAGTGTCCACATGACGTCGCTGTCTGATGACAGGAAGTTACCTTACTCTGAGGGGCGGAGTCATCGGCTCCACCGGCCGACTGTTGGATTTACTGACTCTCTCTGCAGGAGACAAACAGAGTTCACCTGCTGTTATAACACTTTATTCACTGTGttaataaagacaaatgcaaaatgatCTGTGGACATTAGAtgttatttcacatttttcacgttttatctattattaactgtcttatttatttaaaatgggaGTCAAACTCATATTTGGCCAAAAAGAAAAGgtgagtctgtctgtgtttttacctgAGAGCTGGTGCAGCAGCGTGGACGCCAGGTTCACCGACATGTCCTGCCACAGCACGGCCCTGAGGCACTGGTCCTCCATCTTGGCTCCGAAGAACAGCTGCTCCTCCGACTTTGCTCCTGAGAAAACGTGGTCCGACATCTTGGCTCCGGAGTGAAGCCGGTTTTCCATTTTGGTTGCAAAGAGAAGCTGGTCCTCCATCTTGACTCCAGAGAGGAACTTGTTGCTCATCTTGGCCGCAGAGAAAGGCCGCTCTGCAAGTTTTGCTTTAAGGAGAAGCTGGTCCTCCATTTTGGCTCTAGATAGGAGCCGGTCCTCCATTTTGGTTCCAGATAGAAGCCGGTCTTTGATTTTGGCTCCAGATTGAAGCCGGTCTTCTATTTTGATTCCAGATAGAAGCTGGTCTTCCGTTTTGGCTCCAGATTGAAGCCGGTCTTCCAATTTGACTCCAGATTGAAGCCAGTCCTCCATTTTGACTCCAGATTTAAGCTGGTCCTCCGTTTTGGCTCCAGATTGAAGCCAGTCCTCCATTTTGGCTCCAGATGGAAGTCGGTCTTCCACTTTGGCTGCAGAGACACCATGATCCTCCAGTTTCACTCTGAACTGAAACTTGTTGGCCCCGGGGACGACACTGTCTGCCGTTTTGGAGCCGGGCTGGCAGCCTCCAGTGTAAAACATGTCTTCTATTTTGAAGTCATGGACACACTGATCCGCCATTTTGGCTCCGCGGAGCAGCTGCTCGGGGACCTGCTCCTCTGTTTTAATGCTGAAGAGATGGTGG
Proteins encoded:
- the LOC121940124 gene encoding uncharacterized protein LOC121940124; translated protein: MKRGSSVLQPPSDAAKRHTHPANTHTKTHTSCSDDARLLSVPDTRAEHTPDTNATGSSPFPAATSLFSPDVSTKMASDLLIRLSEATQKAQMHPGRQAEAELQRREALPEVRGGQQDEPGLALSPDGPGASPEPPSLSHTPDGNAATDTLASDLLRKLAERQEVSSRTVRVKEEEEPMEVDSLAASDLVHNRPIPKEITPPPSAMASHHLFSIKTEEQVPEQLLRGAKMADQCVHDFKIEDMFYTGGCQPGSKTADSVVPGANKFQFRVKLEDHGVSAAKVEDRLPSGAKMEDWLQSGAKTEDQLKSGVKMEDWLQSGVKLEDRLQSGAKTEDQLLSGIKIEDRLQSGAKIKDRLLSGTKMEDRLLSRAKMEDQLLLKAKLAERPFSAAKMSNKFLSGVKMEDQLLFATKMENRLHSGAKMSDHVFSGAKSEEQLFFGAKMEDQCLRAVLWQDMSVNLASTLLHQLSERVSKSNSRPVEPMTPPLRVSPVLKVNVDPLCSSPLLSSQQPPHETRTSRDQAAGCSFFYR